The Streptomyces sp. M92 nucleotide sequence CGAGTCAAGTGGCGGCCGAGACTTGCGTTAGGTACCCCCTAGGGGTATACATGACATAGGGCAGGGGATACCCCGGGCCCGTATCCGTACGGCACCGCACCTTCGGAGGAAGACATGACCTCGACCATCACCACCCCCGTCAGCACCACCTACGCCGTCGCCGGCATGAGCTGCGGTCACTGCAAGGCGACGCTCACCCGGGTGATCGGTGAGCTGGACGGGGTCACCGGTGTCGACGTCCAGGTCGGCTCCGGCCTGGTCACCGTCACCGCGGCCGCCGAGCCGGACGACGCCGTGATCGCCGAGGTCGTCGACGAGGCCGGTTACGAGCTGACCGGCCGCGTCTGACCACCCCGAACTCCCCCGCCGCACCGCCGGGACCCGCAGGACCGGGTCCCGGCCGACGACCCGCATCAGGAGCAGCCATGTCCACCAGTACGACCGGCGCACCGACCGAGGTAGAACTCGCCATCGGCGGCATGACCTGCGCCTCGTGCGCCGCCCGGATCGAGAAGAAGCTCAACCGGATGGAGGGGGTCACCGCCACCGTCAACTACGCGACGGAGAAGGCGAAGGTCAGCTACGGCGCCGACGTGTCCGTCCCCGAGCTGATCGCCACGGTCGAGGCGACCGGTTACACGGCCCGCGAGCCCGAGCCGGTGCGCTCCGAGCCGGAGTCCGGCCCTCAGAGCGCCAAGGCCGCCGACGAGCTGCGGCCGCTGCGGGAGCGGCTGGTCACCGCCGTGGTGCTGGCCGTCCCCGTCATCGCGATGGCGATGGTGCCGGCGCTGCAGTTCGAGTACTGGCAGTGGCTGTCGCTGACCCTGGCGGCGCCCGTGGTGACGTACGCCGCCTGGCCCTTCCACAAGGCCGCCTTCACCAACGCCCGGCACGGCGCGGCCACCATGGACACGCTGATCTCGGTGGGGACGTCGGCGGCGTTCCTGTGGTCGCTGTGGGCGCTGTTCCTCGGCACCGCGGGCACGCCCGGCATGACCCACCCCTTTGAGCTGACCATCGCCCGCAGCGACGGCGCCGGGAACATCTACCTGGAGGCCGCCGCCGGGGTGACCGCGTTCATCCTGGCGGGCCGCTACTTCGAGGCCCGGTCCAAGCGCAAGGCGGGTGCCGCCCTGAAGGCCCTGCTGGAGCTCGGCGCCAAGGACGTGACCGTGCTGCGGGGCGGGGTGGA carries:
- a CDS encoding heavy-metal-associated domain-containing protein — translated: MTSTITTPVSTTYAVAGMSCGHCKATLTRVIGELDGVTGVDVQVGSGLVTVTAAAEPDDAVIAEVVDEAGYELTGRV